Proteins encoded in a region of the Stieleria neptunia genome:
- a CDS encoding helix-turn-helix domain-containing protein, protein MPKQRLTDRALQENLPEWGVLVLESHHSPQFTMEWREHRFLKLVYVLRGRGVLEFQDRVYHFESGDLVIVPPLTANRITDAPDAASSLYVCCIDPSLFAFDGGLIDRLRCGLVAGNPHFSNRVATQLRRMRHHQVSGDATRPVSMVASALRIVEWVMQLGGSSAEADVSRGRRSNDRELVEDYVARLATEFYEASTIDAAAASLGLSRRAFTKLFQEVTGSTWLTHVRRLAINHAKHQLAQTNLSIASVAFECGFNDLSTFYRQFKSQVGVAPKSYRQSIEAD, encoded by the coding sequence ATGCCAAAACAAAGACTGACCGACCGAGCACTGCAAGAGAATCTTCCGGAGTGGGGCGTGCTGGTGCTGGAAAGTCACCATTCACCGCAATTCACGATGGAATGGCGCGAGCACCGGTTTCTGAAACTGGTCTACGTGTTGCGTGGCCGCGGTGTGCTGGAGTTCCAGGATCGTGTGTATCATTTTGAATCAGGGGACTTGGTGATCGTACCTCCGCTGACGGCCAACCGGATCACCGATGCACCGGATGCCGCCAGCAGTTTGTATGTTTGTTGCATCGATCCGTCGCTGTTCGCGTTCGACGGCGGGCTCATCGACCGGCTCCGCTGCGGCTTGGTCGCCGGAAATCCGCATTTTTCCAATCGGGTGGCAACACAGCTTCGTCGGATGCGGCATCACCAGGTCAGCGGTGATGCGACGCGACCGGTCTCGATGGTCGCCTCGGCGCTGCGAATCGTCGAATGGGTGATGCAGCTGGGGGGCTCCTCCGCGGAGGCGGATGTTTCGCGGGGCCGCCGCAGCAACGACCGCGAGCTCGTCGAAGATTATGTGGCGCGACTGGCGACGGAGTTCTATGAGGCGTCGACGATCGACGCCGCCGCAGCGTCGCTCGGGCTCTCCCGCCGCGCGTTCACCAAGCTGTTTCAGGAGGTCACCGGATCCACTTGGTTGACCCATGTCCGTCGGCTTGCCATCAACCACGCCAAGCACCAGTTGGCGCAAACCAATCTGTCGATCGCATCGGTGGCGTTCGAATGCGGTTTCAATGACCTGTCGACGTTTTATCGCCAATTCAAATCCCAAGTCGGTGTGGCGCCCAAGAGCTATCGTCAATCGATCGAGGCGGATTGA
- a CDS encoding dihydrodipicolinate synthase family protein, with amino-acid sequence MNQVESIDPIKMLKPRRKITGVSAILLPLLSDLAVDWKGFDDHVARTFDAGLAPAINMDTGYGNLIDDATRQQALERTQAIAGGRDYVAGAFVADQPGAAFDADAYRVGVDQIQSLGGTPIFFQSYGLPQGSDDQIVSNYETLASACDSFYAFELATVFAPFGCIYSLDVYERLMQIQNCVGAKHSSLDRVMEWQRLQLRDKIRPEFKVMTGNDLAIDMVMYGSDYLLGLSTFAPDAFAARDAMWENGDEAFYELNDLLQYLGAFAFRPPVPAYKHDAAMFLKLREQIRTDQTYPGSPARPDSDREVLGHIARDLETILDRAGKSLETTA; translated from the coding sequence ATGAACCAAGTGGAATCGATTGACCCGATCAAGATGTTGAAACCCCGGCGAAAAATCACCGGTGTTTCGGCGATTCTGTTGCCGCTGTTGAGCGACCTTGCGGTGGACTGGAAAGGTTTTGACGATCATGTCGCACGGACGTTCGACGCCGGACTGGCACCGGCCATCAACATGGACACCGGCTACGGAAATCTGATCGACGATGCGACGCGCCAACAGGCGTTGGAGCGGACGCAGGCGATCGCGGGGGGCCGCGATTATGTCGCCGGAGCCTTCGTCGCCGACCAACCCGGGGCCGCCTTCGATGCCGACGCCTACCGAGTCGGGGTCGACCAAATCCAGTCGCTCGGCGGAACCCCGATTTTTTTCCAGTCCTATGGGCTGCCCCAGGGCAGTGACGATCAGATCGTTTCCAACTACGAAACACTGGCCTCGGCCTGCGACTCGTTTTACGCGTTTGAATTGGCAACCGTGTTCGCCCCCTTTGGCTGCATCTATTCACTGGACGTCTACGAGCGTCTGATGCAAATCCAAAACTGCGTCGGTGCCAAACACTCATCACTCGATCGGGTCATGGAGTGGCAACGGTTGCAGTTGCGGGACAAGATCCGCCCGGAATTCAAGGTCATGACCGGCAACGACCTGGCGATCGACATGGTGATGTACGGAAGCGACTATCTGTTGGGGCTCAGTACGTTTGCGCCCGATGCCTTTGCCGCCCGCGACGCGATGTGGGAAAACGGTGACGAAGCGTTCTACGAACTGAACGATTTGCTCCAATACCTCGGCGCGTTCGCCTTCCGCCCCCCGGTACCCGCCTACAAGCACGACGCGGCGATGTTCTTGAAGCTGCGTGAGCAAATCCGAACCGATCAAACCTACCCCGGCTCCCCGGCTCGCCCGGACAGCGACCGCGAAGTGCTCGGCCACATCGCCCGCGACCTGGAAACGATCCTGGATCGCGCCGGAAAGTCACTTGAAACGACCGCCTAA